A genomic stretch from Glaciecola nitratireducens FR1064 includes:
- a CDS encoding universal stress protein → MTKIITCVDGSAMTTAVTNAAIWASNKLTKPILFLHTIEKEQQHGADNYSGAIGLGARSALLQEMTKLDEQRGKLALKLGKELLERVASQAQTSVVQQVESTQRHGELADAIVDMEDKTRLIVIGRSGKGHEDDYSALGSNIETLLRKATHPVVIIPDTFSEPTSFMVAYDGRQTADNALQRVIDGGLLHGLHCHLVSVKNNEPDLKEKFLAAQKKLEEKGFTVTSSFVEGNIFDALMEYKQKHDIGLIVMGAFGHSKLRQFFLGSNTMKMLERSKVPMVVLR, encoded by the coding sequence ATGACAAAAATTATTACTTGTGTGGATGGCTCCGCAATGACAACAGCGGTGACAAACGCAGCCATCTGGGCGTCAAATAAATTGACTAAGCCAATATTATTTTTACATACCATTGAAAAAGAACAGCAACACGGTGCAGACAATTACAGCGGTGCTATTGGACTCGGCGCGCGTTCCGCACTTTTACAGGAAATGACCAAACTTGACGAGCAGCGCGGCAAACTAGCCCTAAAACTGGGTAAAGAGCTGCTTGAACGGGTTGCCAGTCAAGCTCAGACATCTGTTGTACAGCAAGTGGAATCAACGCAAAGACATGGTGAGTTAGCAGATGCGATTGTCGACATGGAAGATAAAACGCGATTGATTGTGATTGGGCGAAGCGGCAAGGGGCATGAGGATGATTACAGTGCACTGGGCTCTAACATCGAGACACTGCTTCGCAAAGCCACTCACCCAGTCGTGATAATCCCTGATACATTTAGCGAGCCCACTTCGTTTATGGTTGCGTATGATGGCAGGCAGACTGCGGATAATGCGCTACAGAGAGTGATTGATGGTGGACTATTACACGGGCTTCACTGTCATCTTGTTTCAGTCAAAAATAACGAGCCAGACTTAAAAGAAAAGTTCTTAGCCGCCCAGAAAAAGTTGGAAGAAAAAGGCTTTACTGTCACTTCATCCTTTGTTGAAGGAAATATTTTCGACGCATTAATGGAATACAAACAAAAGCATGACATTGGTCTTATTGTCATGGGGGCGTTCGGACATTCAAAGCTTCGTCAGTTCTTTTTAGGCAGTAATACGATGAAAATGCTCGAGCGCAGTAAAGTCCCTATGGTTGTGCTGAGATAG
- a CDS encoding SGNH/GDSL hydrolase family protein yields the protein MSENTKQSPGTSSSVDQKRPVFYVIAILLPFVLLLILEGLLRISGFGKEYPLFVPSNYSQDYLQANPEVVKRFFHQAKFAPPVGPDTFLFQKSKDPDSIRIVLMGGSTAAGFPYGRFGSPAGMLNQRIKAQFPDSHVEIISVAMASINSYALLDFVDEVIEIEPDAVLIYAGHNEYLGVMGVGSVYASNGSHAANLLFLKLKDWRVFQLIQSIYYALFQTPVDADHSDGSRTVMASVAKEKAIAFDSALFAQGSAQFEQNLMAIQSALRNAKVPLYLSTIASNEMDLPPFSSSNNPDVEQLIDRAKPRSNRRIIQQGVTLLERGDTSADLAYAVAQAMLDESDERAADFFTLAKDYDLLRFRAPSSFNHIIEEIAEKSSVGSSPTFLVDSEAAIRNDSSGNIIGAQHMLEHLHPTPRGYFLIADSFYRALLANGFFNKLPAARRTISDSQLTEQAWRNMPLSVVDQLVGEYKISTLTSDYPFTNSKINVAAPKSDTPMQKIAKRRVEGEPWITTQQELLVVLQQQNNISEAAKAAGLLYDALPNETEAARVASLLYLEINELGFAEFYARRALADSIKNKRTNANYYLTLAEVIYKSGDISGAVSILNELLEIEPDNTRAITIKNQLN from the coding sequence ATGTCGGAAAACACGAAACAAAGTCCAGGAACGAGTTCCAGTGTTGATCAAAAGCGCCCTGTTTTTTATGTGATTGCTATTTTGTTACCTTTCGTATTGCTGCTTATACTTGAAGGTCTATTGCGCATATCAGGCTTTGGTAAGGAGTATCCTTTATTTGTTCCATCGAACTACAGTCAAGACTATTTGCAAGCAAACCCCGAGGTAGTAAAACGTTTCTTTCATCAAGCAAAATTTGCTCCGCCTGTCGGCCCTGACACCTTTTTGTTTCAAAAGAGTAAAGATCCGGACAGCATTCGCATTGTTTTGATGGGTGGGTCAACCGCAGCCGGTTTTCCATACGGTCGTTTCGGCTCCCCTGCTGGTATGCTGAATCAACGGATAAAAGCACAATTTCCAGATAGTCATGTTGAAATTATCTCAGTGGCAATGGCCAGCATTAATAGTTACGCGTTGTTGGATTTCGTTGATGAAGTCATAGAGATTGAACCCGATGCCGTGCTCATTTACGCAGGTCACAATGAATACTTAGGCGTGATGGGCGTAGGCTCAGTTTATGCTTCAAACGGCAGTCACGCAGCCAACTTACTATTTTTAAAATTGAAAGACTGGCGAGTTTTTCAGTTAATACAGTCAATCTACTACGCGCTCTTTCAAACACCTGTTGATGCCGATCATAGCGATGGTTCACGCACCGTTATGGCGTCTGTAGCCAAAGAGAAAGCTATTGCTTTTGACTCAGCCTTGTTTGCACAAGGTTCAGCGCAGTTTGAACAAAACTTGATGGCCATTCAGTCTGCACTACGCAACGCTAAGGTCCCTTTATATTTATCCACCATTGCATCTAATGAAATGGACTTGCCGCCGTTTTCCTCAAGCAATAATCCCGATGTAGAGCAACTTATTGACCGAGCAAAACCTCGTTCAAATAGACGAATCATTCAACAAGGAGTGACGCTTTTGGAGCGCGGCGATACATCGGCCGATCTGGCTTACGCAGTCGCGCAAGCAATGTTAGACGAAAGTGACGAACGCGCCGCGGATTTCTTTACACTGGCAAAAGATTACGATCTTCTTCGTTTTCGAGCGCCATCTTCGTTTAATCATATTATTGAAGAAATTGCAGAGAAAAGTAGTGTAGGTAGCTCACCTACATTTTTAGTTGATAGTGAAGCCGCCATCAGGAACGACTCTAGTGGCAATATTATTGGTGCTCAACATATGTTGGAACATTTGCATCCAACACCCCGCGGCTACTTTTTAATTGCAGATTCGTTTTACCGAGCCTTATTAGCTAATGGTTTCTTTAATAAGCTACCCGCGGCAAGGCGGACGATTTCAGACTCGCAATTAACCGAACAAGCTTGGCGGAATATGCCACTTTCTGTTGTAGATCAGTTGGTAGGTGAGTATAAAATTTCAACACTTACTTCTGATTATCCCTTCACGAATAGCAAAATTAATGTGGCTGCGCCTAAGAGCGATACCCCAATGCAGAAAATAGCGAAAAGACGCGTTGAGGGTGAACCGTGGATCACAACACAGCAAGAGCTTTTAGTGGTCTTGCAGCAGCAAAATAATATAAGTGAAGCAGCAAAAGCTGCTGGTCTGCTATATGATGCGTTGCCAAATGAGACCGAGGCCGCTCGCGTCGCTAGTTTGTTATATCTAGAAATAAACGAGCTTGGCTTTGCAGAATTTTACGCTCGTCGTGCGCTTGCCGATAGCATAAAAAACAAGCGAACAAACGCTAATTACTACCTCACTCTTGCTGAGGTTATTTATAAATCAGGTGATATTTCAGGTGCCGTTTCTATATTAAATGAACTGTTAGAAATTGAACCTGATAATACACGCGCCATTACTATCAAGAATCAATTGAATTAA
- a CDS encoding SxtJ family membrane protein, which translates to MKNRLKNVMLPLANSNDTRAMRSFALTMSIAFPFVFTLLLPWLFNHAVAYWPLAVSSVLMSLYAVYPKGIYYPYYVWMIIASVLGWFNTRLILGLVFYIVITPIGLIMKALGKLQYKKQVNNQSNWVKQTHTDARKDKKRLEEPF; encoded by the coding sequence ATGAAAAATAGGCTGAAAAACGTGATGTTACCGCTGGCTAATAGCAATGACACGAGAGCGATGCGCTCATTTGCATTAACTATGTCAATTGCCTTTCCCTTCGTATTTACGCTTCTGTTACCGTGGCTATTCAATCATGCGGTGGCATACTGGCCTCTCGCAGTCAGCAGTGTATTGATGTCACTTTATGCCGTTTATCCAAAAGGCATTTACTACCCTTATTATGTTTGGATGATCATTGCCTCTGTTTTGGGATGGTTTAACACAAGGTTAATTTTAGGACTGGTTTTTTATATTGTAATAACACCTATCGGACTGATCATGAAGGCATTAGGCAAATTACAGTATAAAAAGCAGGTAAACAATCAGAGCAACTGGGTTAAGCAAACACACACGGATGCTAGAAAAGATAAGAAACGCTTAGAGGAACCTTTTTAA
- a CDS encoding DUF5989 family protein produces MTEFLQDLWAFLRVRKKLWLLPIIIILALLGGIVVATQQSSLATFIYTLF; encoded by the coding sequence ATGACTGAATTTTTACAAGATTTATGGGCTTTTCTAAGAGTACGTAAAAAGCTTTGGCTGTTGCCAATTATTATTATTCTGGCTTTATTGGGCGGTATTGTTGTGGCGACACAGCAGTCATCACTTGCTACTTTTATTTACACCTTATTTTAG
- a CDS encoding alpha-amylase family protein, with protein MSSIRKRHFCTLLALACSVIVMGACSPSDPQQASNNTSETKQMKNTQQTIIDTHPHAAQGEGKPVVYQVFTRLFGNTNETNKPWGTLEENGVGKFSDFDAAALQSIKALGASYVWYTGVPHHAVVNDYTDNVYKELGITLDDPDVVKGRAGSPYAVKDYYNVNPDLADDPANRLAEFEALIERTHEQQLKVIIDIVPNHVARAYESLSKPEGVSDFGENDNTDLEYARDNNFYYVVGEAFKVPLSENGYKPLGGEAHPLSDGKFVEMPAKWTGNGARESQPSANDWYETIKVNYGVKPDGSYDFDRLPKEYADKSLSQHAAFWQDKSVPDSWIKFEQIVHYWLDKGVDGFRYDMAEMVPVEFWSFLNSSIKAKNPDAFLLAEVYNPSLYREYLQLGKMDYLYDKVEFYDSLKLLMQGKGDAQALEDIQLSLADIELHMLHFLENHDEQRIASDEFAGSAEKGKPAMVVSALISKSPTMLYFAQDVGEDGSEETGFGDPSRTTIFDYAGVPAHQRYMNNGKFDGGQSTEFEKQLRAFYERVMLISANHPTMLGKYQSLHSFNVTSAQVDSTNEYSNAQFAFVRWTENKALIVVSNFSEDDLSTVTVKLPISLLTEWQVSEGAYAANDLLNGIAYEMQVARKRSDAFVSVQLNGLQSVVLEVNLKEQLK; from the coding sequence ATGTCTTCTATCCGCAAACGTCACTTTTGCACCTTGTTAGCCCTCGCATGTTCGGTCATTGTAATGGGTGCTTGTTCACCATCAGACCCGCAGCAGGCGTCCAATAATACAAGCGAAACAAAGCAAATGAAAAACACACAGCAAACTATTATCGATACTCATCCTCACGCGGCGCAAGGTGAGGGTAAACCAGTGGTCTATCAAGTGTTCACTCGTTTATTTGGAAACACAAATGAGACCAATAAGCCGTGGGGAACGCTAGAGGAAAATGGCGTGGGTAAGTTTAGCGACTTTGATGCAGCAGCATTGCAAAGCATCAAGGCACTTGGTGCATCCTATGTTTGGTATACCGGTGTTCCTCATCACGCCGTTGTTAATGATTACACAGACAATGTTTATAAAGAGCTTGGTATCACGCTCGATGATCCTGATGTGGTGAAAGGACGCGCGGGTTCTCCCTATGCAGTCAAAGACTACTACAACGTTAACCCCGATTTAGCTGATGATCCCGCAAATAGACTCGCCGAGTTTGAAGCGTTGATCGAACGCACTCACGAACAGCAGTTAAAAGTCATTATTGATATTGTGCCAAATCATGTTGCACGCGCTTATGAGTCCTTAAGTAAGCCTGAGGGCGTCAGTGATTTTGGTGAAAACGACAACACAGATCTTGAATATGCACGCGATAATAATTTTTACTATGTGGTTGGCGAAGCATTCAAAGTGCCGTTAAGCGAAAATGGCTATAAACCATTGGGCGGCGAAGCGCACCCCTTATCGGATGGTAAATTTGTTGAAATGCCTGCTAAATGGACGGGAAATGGTGCACGTGAATCGCAACCTAGTGCTAACGATTGGTATGAAACGATTAAAGTGAACTACGGTGTAAAACCAGACGGTAGCTACGATTTTGATAGGTTACCGAAGGAATATGCGGATAAATCACTGAGTCAGCACGCTGCTTTTTGGCAAGATAAATCCGTTCCCGATTCATGGATTAAATTTGAGCAAATAGTGCATTACTGGCTTGATAAAGGCGTGGATGGTTTTCGCTATGATATGGCTGAAATGGTGCCGGTTGAGTTTTGGTCCTTTCTAAACTCATCGATTAAAGCAAAGAATCCGGATGCATTCTTATTGGCCGAAGTATATAACCCGAGCTTATATCGTGAGTATTTGCAGCTTGGCAAAATGGATTACCTGTATGACAAGGTAGAGTTTTACGACTCGCTCAAATTATTAATGCAAGGAAAGGGCGATGCTCAAGCTCTAGAAGATATTCAATTGTCCCTTGCTGATATTGAGCTACACATGCTGCACTTTCTTGAAAATCACGATGAACAGCGCATTGCCAGCGATGAATTTGCAGGCAGTGCTGAGAAAGGCAAGCCGGCAATGGTGGTTTCTGCCTTAATCAGCAAGTCACCAACGATGCTTTATTTTGCGCAAGATGTGGGCGAGGATGGTTCAGAGGAAACGGGTTTTGGTGATCCATCACGAACCACGATATTTGATTATGCTGGGGTACCTGCTCATCAGCGGTACATGAACAACGGTAAGTTCGATGGTGGTCAATCGACAGAGTTTGAAAAACAACTACGTGCGTTTTATGAACGCGTAATGCTCATTTCTGCAAATCATCCAACTATGCTTGGAAAATATCAAAGCTTGCATTCATTTAACGTTACAAGTGCACAAGTTGACAGCACGAATGAATATTCAAATGCACAATTTGCATTTGTCAGGTGGACTGAGAATAAGGCGCTAATCGTGGTAAGTAATTTTAGTGAAGACGACTTATCGACGGTAACAGTTAAGTTGCCAATTTCGCTGTTAACAGAGTGGCAAGTAAGCGAGGGAGCCTACGCAGCAAACGATTTACTGAATGGTATTGCATATGAAATGCAGGTTGCCAGGAAACGTTCTGATGCTTTTGTGAGTGTTCAATTAAATGGACTACAGTCGGTTGTACTTGAAGTTAACTTGAAGGAACAATTGAAATGA
- a CDS encoding carbamoyltransferase — protein sequence MIKILGISAFYHDSAAALIVDGDIQCAVQEERFSRIKHDPDFPAQAIQYCLQSTNTDLQNIDAVVFYDKPLLKFERLLETYLATAPRGFLSFLRAMPIWLKEKLYLKSVLRTELRKLIHEQRAQANGTSYFDEVNKEKKPKVPQLLFCEHHESHAAAAYFPSPFDDAAVLCLDGVGEWATSSAWRGISGELSPLFEIHFPHSLGLLYSAFTQYCGFKVNSGEYKLMGLAPYGEPKYVDIIKQNLVNIRDDGSFSLDMDYFDYAAGQTMTNAKFHRLFDGPAHPYDSETTQKQMNLARSIQVVTEEIVLKIAGYLHQQTACENLCLAGGVALNCVSNGRLSREGPFKHIWIQPAAGDAGSAVGAALQVWHKYYQNPKKLLEINKASGEFAERDHMKGAYLGCQFSSEQAQLACKNKSLPFSVVEDEALFSQIAAYLDSGKVVGWFQDAMEFGPRALGNRSIIGDARNTQMQSQMNIKIKQRESFRPFAPAVLCEDLSHWFDMEAASPYMLMVADLRNEHCLKLENSQLEGLEKLHQIRSSVPAITHVDNSARVQTVHKTTNPKFHRLISEFKRLTGVGMVINTSFNVRGEPPVCSPDDAIRCFLATDMDVLVMQNVVLLKAEQPNEQIQAAKNITFDKD from the coding sequence ATGATAAAAATTTTAGGGATATCAGCTTTCTATCACGACAGCGCTGCGGCGCTAATAGTCGATGGTGATATTCAATGCGCAGTGCAAGAAGAGCGTTTTAGTCGCATAAAGCATGACCCTGATTTCCCTGCGCAGGCTATTCAATATTGTTTGCAGAGCACCAATACCGACTTGCAGAATATCGATGCAGTGGTGTTTTACGATAAACCTCTGCTAAAGTTCGAGCGACTGCTTGAAACCTATTTAGCAACAGCGCCACGCGGTTTTTTGTCATTTTTGCGCGCTATGCCTATTTGGTTAAAAGAGAAGCTGTATTTGAAATCGGTACTGCGCACCGAACTGCGCAAGTTAATTCATGAGCAGCGGGCTCAAGCGAACGGCACATCTTATTTCGATGAAGTAAACAAAGAGAAAAAACCCAAAGTGCCGCAGCTACTTTTTTGTGAACACCATGAGTCACATGCCGCGGCTGCCTATTTTCCAAGTCCGTTTGATGACGCAGCAGTGCTATGCTTGGACGGTGTAGGCGAGTGGGCTACGTCCTCAGCTTGGCGCGGTATATCGGGTGAATTAAGCCCTTTATTTGAGATCCATTTTCCACATTCTCTTGGTTTACTCTACTCGGCGTTTACCCAGTACTGTGGCTTTAAAGTAAACAGTGGCGAATATAAATTGATGGGCTTAGCGCCATACGGTGAGCCAAAGTACGTTGATATTATCAAGCAGAACTTAGTCAATATAAGAGATGACGGCAGCTTTTCGCTGGACATGGATTATTTTGACTATGCTGCGGGTCAAACGATGACAAATGCAAAGTTTCATCGTTTGTTTGATGGACCAGCTCACCCTTATGACAGTGAGACAACACAAAAACAAATGAACCTAGCGCGCTCTATTCAAGTTGTTACCGAAGAAATTGTGTTGAAAATAGCAGGATATTTACATCAGCAAACCGCTTGTGAAAACCTCTGTCTGGCTGGCGGCGTTGCTCTTAACTGCGTTTCCAACGGTCGCTTGAGCCGAGAAGGACCGTTTAAACATATATGGATCCAACCTGCCGCTGGCGATGCGGGGAGTGCCGTTGGTGCAGCATTACAAGTTTGGCATAAGTATTATCAAAATCCTAAAAAGTTGTTAGAGATTAATAAAGCATCAGGTGAGTTTGCAGAACGTGATCACATGAAAGGTGCTTATTTGGGCTGTCAGTTCAGCTCTGAACAGGCCCAGCTCGCCTGCAAAAATAAGTCACTGCCTTTCTCTGTCGTTGAGGACGAGGCATTGTTCAGCCAAATTGCAGCCTATCTTGATAGTGGAAAAGTGGTCGGTTGGTTTCAAGATGCAATGGAATTTGGACCTCGCGCGCTAGGTAATCGTTCGATTATCGGTGATGCCCGCAATACGCAAATGCAGTCTCAGATGAACATTAAAATCAAGCAGCGGGAGTCTTTCAGACCTTTTGCACCAGCCGTTTTGTGTGAAGACTTGAGTCACTGGTTCGACATGGAAGCTGCTAGCCCGTATATGTTGATGGTTGCCGACCTTAGAAACGAGCATTGCTTGAAATTAGAAAATTCTCAGCTGGAAGGACTAGAGAAACTGCACCAAATCCGAAGTTCAGTTCCAGCTATAACTCACGTTGATAATTCAGCGCGAGTACAAACCGTTCACAAAACAACTAATCCTAAATTTCATCGCCTTATCAGCGAGTTTAAGCGTCTAACGGGCGTTGGAATGGTCATTAATACTTCTTTTAATGTCAGAGGTGAGCCACCCGTTTGCAGTCCTGATGATGCTATACGCTGTTTTTTGGCCACGGATATGGATGTATTGGTGATGCAAAACGTGGTGCTTTTAAAGGCAGAACAGCCAAATGAACAAATACAGGCTGCAAAAAACATCACTTTCGATAAGGATTAA